The sequence below is a genomic window from Ignavibacteriales bacterium.
TTCTGAAAGTAGACGGAAGCGGCAGAGAAAGTCTCTATATGAAAGGTGGCGGAAGTCTGAATCCTTCTTCCTATAAAACAGTTGATAATAAAATGCATTACCTTTACCAGGATGGTAAAGCAGTTTTCAAAGTTGCAGTAAAAGGAATGGCGGATATTTCTTACGAGATAATGAAGAAAAATAATCTGACTTCTGATGATGTTGCCTATCTTGTTCCGCATCAGGCAAACCTGAGAATCATTTCTGCAACTGCTGAACGTATGGGAATTGAAAAAGAAAAAGTTATGATCAATATTGATAAGTACGGAAACACAACTGCCGCAACTATCCCGCTGTGTCTTGTTGAGTATTACAGGCAAGGTAAAATCAAAAAAGGTGATAAACTGATTCTTGCTGCCTTTGGCGCGGGATTCACTTGGGGATCGAGTTATCTTGTCTGGGGAATTTAATTTTTAAAAATTACTTTATACTTTATTGCTGATGAATAAAATTGGTTTTCTATTTCCGGGTCAGGGTTCCCAGTATGTTGGAATGGCAAAAGACCTGTACGAAAATTCCGTTGAAGCAAAAGAGATGATTAAAACCGCTGATGATGCACTGGAGATTAATTTATCTCATATCATATTCAACGGACCGGAAGAACATCTTAAGCAAACGGAATTTACCCAACCCGCAATATTTCTTCACAGTGTGGTCCTCTCAAGTATTATAAGAACAATTAGTCCATTCGCCGCAGCCGGACATTCTCTTGGTGAGTATTCTGCCTTAGTTGCAGCAGGGTCAATTCAGTTTTATGAAGCAATAAAATTAGTTCGTGAACGGGGAAAAGCGATGCAACAATCCGGCATTGATAATCCAGGTACAATGGCTGCAGTTGTTGGTTTAGAACAAGTTAAAGTTGAAGAGTTCTGTAAACAAGCTTCTGCCGAGGGTGTAGTGCAATGCGCAAATTTTAATTCGCCGGGACAGATTGTAATATCTGGTTCTGTTACCGGAGTTCATAAAGCAATGGAAATTTGTAAATCAAACGGCGCAAAAATGGTTAAGGAACTTGTAGTCAGCGGTGCGTTCCATTCACCTTTGATGAGTTCCGCAAAAGAAAAATTAAAAGAAGCACTGGACGCGACCAATTTTTATAACAGTAAATTTCCTGTTTATGCTAATGTTACCGCACAACCGGTTAACGACAAGGAAGAAATAAAAAAACTTTTGTACCAGCAGGTTACCTCGCCGGTTAGATGGGAAGAAACAATTCAGAATATGGTAAAAGATGGTATTACTGAATTTATCGAAATCGGTCCCGGTAAAGTTTTGCAGGGACTA
It includes:
- the fabD gene encoding ACP S-malonyltransferase encodes the protein MNKIGFLFPGQGSQYVGMAKDLYENSVEAKEMIKTADDALEINLSHIIFNGPEEHLKQTEFTQPAIFLHSVVLSSIIRTISPFAAAGHSLGEYSALVAAGSIQFYEAIKLVRERGKAMQQSGIDNPGTMAAVVGLEQVKVEEFCKQASAEGVVQCANFNSPGQIVISGSVTGVHKAMEICKSNGAKMVKELVVSGAFHSPLMSSAKEKLKEALDATNFYNSKFPVYANVTAQPVNDKEEIKKLLYQQVTSPVRWEETIQNMVKDGITEFIEIGPGKVLQGLVKRITPEIPYSGIDKFADVEKFL